The sequence GGATCCTGTTCTACACCGGCAAGGTGCACCGGATCGGCGAGGTCCACGACGGCGCCGCCACCATGGATTGGATGGAGCAGGAGAAGGAACGCGGCATCACCATCACTTCGGCCGCCACCACCTGCGCCTGGAACGGGCACCGCATCAACATCATCGACACCCCGGGCCACGTGGACTTTACGGTGGAAGTGGAACGCTCTTTAAGGATTTTAGACGGGGCCGTGACCCTGTTCTGCGCGGTAGGCGGCGTGGAGCCGCAGTCGGAGACGGTCTGGCGCCAGGCCGACCGCTATCATATTCCCCGGATCGCTTTCATCAATAAAATGGACCGGGTGGGAGCCGATTTTGACGACGCGGTGGGGATGATGCGGGAACGGCTGGCCGCCAAGGCGGTGCCCATCCAGATGCCTTTAGGCAGCGGCGAGACTTTTTGCGGCGCGGTGGACCTGGTCAAAATGCAGGCGGTGAGCTACAGTGGCGTCGAGGGCGAAGAGCCAAAACCTGGCCCCATCCCCGAAGAACATCAGGCCCAGGCCCGGGCCGCCCATAATTTCCTGGTGGAACAGGTGGCCGAGTACAACGAAGAGGCGCTCAACCTGTATGTAGACGGGAAGCCCATCCCGGCACAGCTCCTGATGAAGGCCATCCGCCGGGGGACCCTGGACATAAAAATTTTCCCGGTGCTGTGCGGGTCGGCCTTCAAGAACAAAGGGGTGCAGCCTCTTTTAGACGCGGTAGTGGATTACCTGCCGGCCCCCACCGACCTGCCTCCGATCTCCGGACTGAATCCGGACACCGGCCAGCGCGAAGAACGTCACGACGACTCGACCGAACCCCTGGCGGCGCTGGTCTTCAAGATTGCCGCCGATCCCTACGTGGGAAAGATTTCATATATCCGCATTTACTCCGGCGCCATCGAAGCCGGCCAGGCGGTGTATAACAGCAACCTCGGCAAGCACGAGCGGATCAGCCGCCTGCTTTTAATGCATGCCAACAAACGGGAGGACGTGGACAAATTAGAGGCCGGAGACATCGCGGCCGCGGTGGGTTTGAGGGACAGCAAGACCGGCCACACCCTGTGCGAAAAAAAACATCCCATCATTTTGGAATCAATGAAATTTCCCGATCCGGTGATTTCGGTGGCCCTGGAGCCCAAGTCCAAAGCCGATGAAGATAAATTAGGCAACGCTCTTTCAAAATTATCCGAGGAAGACCCCACCTTCAAGGTCAAGACCGATGAGGAGACCGGACAGACCATCATCTCCGGCATGGGCGAGCTGCACCTGGAGATCATCGTAGACCGGATGCTGCGGGAATTTTCGGTGCAGGCCAACGTGGGCAAGCCCCAGGTCAGCTACCGCGAGACCGTCCGCAAAAAGGCCAAGGCCGTGGGCAAGTTCATCCGCCAGAGCGGCGGCCGGGGGCAGTACGGGCACGTGGAGATTATACTGGAACCCCAACAGCCGGGCCTGGGTTTCGAATTTTCCAACGATATCATCGGCGGCGCCATCCCCAAAGAATACATCAACTCGGTGGAGAAGGGGGTCAAGGAAGCCCTGGAGGCCGGGATCCTGGCCGGGTATCCGGTGGTGGACGTCAAAGTATCGCTGATAGACGGCTCCTATCACGAAGTGGACTCCTCGGACATCGCCTTCAAGGCCGCCGGCTCGCTAGCCGTCAACGAGGCCCTGCGCAAGGCCGGCTCGGTGCTTCTGGAGCCGGTGATGAGCGTGGAAGTAGTGGTCCCGGAACTCTACATGGGCGAGGTGATCGGCGACATCAACGCCCGGCGGGGCAAGATACTGGGATTAGTAAAGCGCAAGGACGCCCAGGTGATCGCCTCGATGGTCCCGCTGTCCGATATGTTCGAGTATGCCACTAGGCTTAGATCCTTGACCCAGGGTCGGGCCATCTATACCATGCAGTTCCATCATTACGAAGAAGTTCCCCGCTCAATTTCCGAAGAGATCATGGCTAAAAGCGGCGGGAAATAAAACCCCGGCACGATAATC is a genomic window of candidate division TA06 bacterium containing:
- the fusA gene encoding elongation factor G — encoded protein: MTQASSLNKTRNIGIMAHIDAGKTTTTERILFYTGKVHRIGEVHDGAATMDWMEQEKERGITITSAATTCAWNGHRINIIDTPGHVDFTVEVERSLRILDGAVTLFCAVGGVEPQSETVWRQADRYHIPRIAFINKMDRVGADFDDAVGMMRERLAAKAVPIQMPLGSGETFCGAVDLVKMQAVSYSGVEGEEPKPGPIPEEHQAQARAAHNFLVEQVAEYNEEALNLYVDGKPIPAQLLMKAIRRGTLDIKIFPVLCGSAFKNKGVQPLLDAVVDYLPAPTDLPPISGLNPDTGQREERHDDSTEPLAALVFKIAADPYVGKISYIRIYSGAIEAGQAVYNSNLGKHERISRLLLMHANKREDVDKLEAGDIAAAVGLRDSKTGHTLCEKKHPIILESMKFPDPVISVALEPKSKADEDKLGNALSKLSEEDPTFKVKTDEETGQTIISGMGELHLEIIVDRMLREFSVQANVGKPQVSYRETVRKKAKAVGKFIRQSGGRGQYGHVEIILEPQQPGLGFEFSNDIIGGAIPKEYINSVEKGVKEALEAGILAGYPVVDVKVSLIDGSYHEVDSSDIAFKAAGSLAVNEALRKAGSVLLEPVMSVEVVVPELYMGEVIGDINARRGKILGLVKRKDAQVIASMVPLSDMFEYATRLRSLTQGRAIYTMQFHHYEEVPRSISEEIMAKSGGK